The Treponema succinifaciens DSM 2489 region CCTGATGGCCGGGGAAATGCTCTTTACAGAATTGCTCCCCCAACGCCTGCGCCCGGTCTACGGTCAGGCCGTTGTCCGGCCCGTCCCGTGGGTCAAAGCTGATGATATAGTGGTGGCTTTTCACATCCTCCCGCCGCTGATTTTTCTCATAGCGGAGATTGGAGCGCATACACGCAACGGCAAAATCCTCGCCGCCGCAGTTCAGCGTGGACAAGCGATAATCCTCACGGGGGATAAGCCTGCCGTTTTCATCAAGGACGGGCTTCATAGTAAATTCGTCATGCTCAAAGAGCAGGTATTGTTCGGCGGCTCCGTAGTCGGCGTTCTTAGAGCCTAAATGCTTGAGTGTTGCCAACGGCGTCACCTACTTTCTTTAGGACTTCATACTTGAGGGCGGCAAGGTCGGCGGCCGCTTCCCGCAATTCCTTTGCCATAGCCGGGTAGGGGCTATGCCACTCGTTGAGGGTGCGGGCAATCTGGTTGAGATTGCCGCCAATCCTGCCGTACTCGGCTGTGAGCTTCCCGACAGCGGAGAGCAGCTCGTCATTGACTGACGACACATGGAGTACGGGGCGTATGGTAGTGCGCCGGATGGCCTGCCGGAGAAATTCGGACTGACTGATACCATAGGGCGCAAGCCGTTCTGTGAAGTCGGCGTATTCTTCATCGGTCAGCCGGGTTTTCACAACATGGCTGCGGTGGGGGGTGTTGTATCGCTTCGGCATGGGCTGTAAACCTCCTTTCACTTATCAC contains the following coding sequences:
- a CDS encoding plasmid mobilization protein, whose amino-acid sequence is MPKRYNTPHRSHVVKTRLTDEEYADFTERLAPYGISQSEFLRQAIRRTTIRPVLHVSSVNDELLSAVGKLTAEYGRIGGNLNQIARTLNEWHSPYPAMAKELREAAADLAALKYEVLKKVGDAVGNTQAFRL